tttaaatgtgcaacttaaaaaataaaaaacatgaataaataaataagacaaatcCTAATTTAAATCCTCATTTATAATGATcctaataaatatatgtaagcAAGAATGtttgccactttttttttttttttttacacgggTTCTGAAAAGTGTCCGGGGTGCCAATATATTTTACACTGACGATAACTGACTCACTCATTGGCGCTTGCACTAAGTTCACTGGATGGGATATGGAAGGGTTTGTCATAGCAGGCTCTGTAGAGCTGAGGCATCTCCAACATCCAGGAGATCTGAACACTCATCACAGGATCGTTCACTTTATCTgtacacaaaaaatacacaagaaaCAGGAAATGCACAGCTTTGTACAACTCTCTTTTACAGGAAACATACGGTTCACTGAAACTGGGCATTTTCAGGATGGGAAGAACATTTCCTGGTGTTTACCCTGTACAGTTTTGTGAGTCTGTGCACAGTCTATTCTACTTTTGTAACCCATTCGCCTCAAGGATCGATCTGTTGTGTATTCGGAGATGCAAGAGAGGTTATTTCCTGTTAGTATCAAGGTTTTTCAGCCTGAAGGAGGcggctctctcactctctctcactcattttctaccgcttatctgaactacctcgggtcacggggagcctgtgcctatcttaggcgtcatcaggcatcgaggcaggatacaccctggacggagtgccgacccatcacagggcacacacacactctcattcactcacacacacacacacacacacacacacactacggacaattttccagagatgccaatcaacctaccatgcatgtctttggaccgggggaggaaaccggagtacccggaggaaacccccgaggaacggggagaacatgcaaagtccacacacacaaggtggaggcgagaatcgaacctccaaccctggaggtgtgaggcgaacgtgctaaccactaaaggAGGCGGCTCATTAGATTTGTTTTAGCCTCTACAGAGTATCGTGTcttaagataaaaatgtatgtccTAAAGTGCTACAGTCTCAGAGGAAGACCGTTAAAAGGTATTAAATTCAGAACATTACACGAACATAACCCCGAAAAGCCTggtcattaaatatgttttacatttcaaattCAAGACGTATGTTGCACTCCATCAGAAACATTAACGGTCATGTATAGAAGCTAGTATCAAAAAATTGTAATGCTTGTATAAGGATTCTAGTAGCTCAAGTGTGTGCAGGTTGCTTACAAAATGAGGAGGCCAGGATCTCTCTCTGCTCACGCGATGTTTTAAGGCAACCACGTACTCGGAGCAGATCGCCAATATCCAGCATTGTGCTGCTCCTCTGTGCCTCCTGGAGCTTCTTCAACTGCTCCTCTATGTTAAAGCCACCTCCAGCAGGACCTCTAGTTGCAGCTAAAATAAGAATTACAGCTTCAGCTCAGACAAAAATAAGTAATGCGGTGGATATTGAATGAAATCTAGCTGGATATGAAAGCCATACCCTTTACAGAGTCTCCATGATCTTGCCATTTCTCATCTTTCCAGCACAGGCAGCTGATGACTCCAGTACCGTCATCCACTAAATATATAAAGCAAACCCTAATCAAcataaaaggtgtttttttttcatgacgcTAAAATAACCTAAGCAccataacacaaaaaaatgaagtaCTTCACAGTAGTTTGTAAGACACATGAATCAGGTTTACCTCCATAGCAATAAAAGTCGTCTCTCTCACGTCTGTACACCACAGTGCCCAGTACATCCACCTTAAACAATGGGTGACTTTTATAGAAATAGACTCCTGTGGGAGGTAAAAAACATGTAGTCAAGAAATGATTTTCATGGTAACAACAATGCTCTGCTGATGCATTAAGATTTCATGCTTTAAACCTAGAACATGTGGAAAACCTGGAACTTGTCGAGATTCTCTCATCTGTAGGATGTCTTTAAGATAAATTCTGGCGTAGGCAGAAAACACAGGGTCCAGTCCCCACAGCAGTGACGGAGGTTCGTCTTCGGCTGCATCCTTTGGCTGCATCGTTCATCGTGCATGAATTCTAGAGATTTCTAGATCATGATTACAGAAGTGTgggatgtggttaaggtgttggactactgtgtgttaaggtgttggactactgtgtgttaaggtgttggactactgtgtgtgttaaggtgttggactactgtgtgttaaggttttagactactgtgtgtgttaaggttttggactactgtgtgtattaaggtgttggactactgtgtgtgttaaggtgttggactactgtgtgttaaggtgttggactactgtgtgtgttaaggttttggactactgtgtgtgttaaggtgttggactactgtgtgtgttaaggtgttggactactgtgtgttaaggtgttggactactgtgtgtgttaaggtgttggactactgtgtgttaaggttttagactactgtgtgtgttaaggtgttggactactgtgtgtattaaggttttggactactgtgtgtattaaggtgttggactactgtgtgtgttaaggtgttggactactgtgtgttaaggtgttggactactgtgtgtgttaaggtgttggactactgtgtgttaaggttttagactactgtgtgtgttaaggtgttggactactgtgtgtattaaggtgttggactactgtgtgtgttaaggtgttggactactgtgtgttaaggtgttggactactgtgtgttaaggtgttggactactgtgtgtgttaaggtgttggactacagtgtgtgttaaggtgttggactactgtgtgtgttaaggtgttggactactgtgtgttaaggttttagactactgtgtgtgttaaggttggactactgtgtgtgttaaggttttggactactgtgtgtgttaaggtgttggactactgtgtgtgttaaggtgttggactactgtgtgtgttaaggtgttggactactgtgtgttaaggtgttggactactgtgtgttaaggtgttggactactgtgtgtgttaaggtgttggactactgtgtgtgttaaggtgttggactactgtgtgtgttaaggtgttggactactgtgtgttaaggttttagactactgtgtgtgttaaggttggactactgtgtgtgttaaggttttggactactgtgtgtgttaaggtgttggactactgtgtgtgttaaggtgttggactactgtgtgtgttaaggttttggactactgtgtgtgttaaggtgttggactactgtgtgtgttaaggttttggactactgtgtgtgttaaggtgttggactactgtgtgtgttaaggtgttggactactgtgtgttaaggtgttggactactgtgtgtgttaaggtgttggactactgaaggttgtgagtttgattcccaggtccaccaagctgccactgctgggcccctgagcagggcccttaaccctcaattgctcagttgtttaaattgtaataaaatgtaagtcactctggataagtgtgtctgctaaatgccttaaatgtaGAAGCagagcacattaataagtaGGATGATGAAACTTCTAGGTCTGTTCAGGAGGCAGGAGAATGTTCAATTAAATTCAGTTGTACTAagacaaattcctcgtatgtgaaaacatacttggcaataaagacctttctgattctgattccaaACTGTATCTGTACAGCACTTTTACCTATGGACATTGTTATAAAAGTCTTCTTTGTCTTTACTGAAGGACCTAGTGCTTATGAAAGCAACATATTTGAGCTGACTGTCTACTTCCAGGTTGGATTAGACAACCACCAACTCATTTTATGAGCTGTTTAGTTATGTGGTGCACTTGATATGTAGAGCACTTGATTTGAAGTGCACTTGATTTGAAGTGTACTTGATATGAATGCACTTCATGAACCATAGATACCATAGATGTCGCCTTGGAAGTGAACTTGATTAGAAGTGCACTTGATTAGAAGTGCACTTGACTTGACATGCACTTGATGTGAAGTGCACTTGATGTGAAGTGCACTTGATGTGAAGTGCACTTGATGTGAAGTGCACTTCATGAACAATGATTTTTATGAACACCAAAATGTCGCCTTGGAAGTGCACTTGATTGGAAGTGCACTTGATGCGAAGTGCACTTGTTTTGAAGTGCACTTGACTTCACGTGCACTTGATTTGTAGTGCACTTGATTTGAAGTTCACTTGATTAGTAGTGCACTTGATTAGTAGTCATCAGGTCTAacggaaataaaatcaccataaatcgtcatgaatgcaattttctagttttttttttggttcgttctaacagacatgtatttatcattaagtccagagaaaatgtaaggttttgatgttaagataatctactttttcaaaatataatgcatagtgctagtaggtctgtttattacttacattcttccacttgagtaaacaaATGGACAATCACTACTtgcctactgcatgcaacactgctacatggtgtgactatacatgttcatttaaacatttcaattgtattggtttatttagTATCCCTGCAACAACACAACCTTACAGTTTCTTCCTTAGACTTTTGCTCTGCAGTTGCAGGGTATGAACCTTTGCAACATGGTGTTGTCTCAAAGTGGTGGTTGTCTATTCCGTCATCaataatatcatataaatacaataaaaacaaaaccaatataaacagcaagtcacattatacaatttgtttatttgaattaaCATAGGATAAcaaaatccaaaaccttttcagttataatgtcattaaacatgtctttaagtgaagtaacttgctaaaagagcattctgcttgtgttaaatCCAgttaatcccttgctgtctgtttttttatatttcattcatcTGAACATCCAAACGCACCTCAGAAGTCTGGCATCGTGCATGAATTTGAAGTACAAGACCcctgttccaagatggcggcggttatgacgcatttttaggaccccgaGACGACATctagtgtagatatctatgttcATGAACTTGATATGAATGAGCCAATGAGCACTTGATTTGAAGTGCACTTGATTTGAAGTACAATTGATATGAAGTGTACCTGATTTGAAGTGCACTTGATTTGAAGTACACTTGATATGACGTGTACTTGATTTGAAGTGCACTTGATTTGAAGTACACTTGATATGAAGTGCACTTGATTTGAAGTACACTTCATATGAAGTGTACCTGATTTGAAGTGCACTTGATTTGAAG
This genomic window from Tachysurus fulvidraco isolate hzauxx_2018 chromosome 18, HZAU_PFXX_2.0, whole genome shotgun sequence contains:
- the stn1 gene encoding CST complex subunit STN1 isoform X2, which produces MQPKDAAEDEPPSLLWGLDPVFSAYARIYLKDILQMRESRQVPGVYFYKSHPLFKVDVLGTVVYRRERDDFYCYGVDDGTGVISCLCWKDEKWQDHGDSVKAATRGPAGGGFNIEEQLKKLQEAQRSSTMLDIGDLLRVRGCLKTSREQREILASSFYKVNDPVMSVQISWMLEMPQLYRACYDKPFHIPSSELSASANDNLSGFQSVLCQSVHILKEFLKEKEVTRFRPYDVEYLLHPLIQQPAPSTSAEQELNTVQSMIPAQIRKLLKETLKILQEEGEIFRKVISQDEVYNVTEHDKDLLAAICHIIREDCKREKYAEKGCHVLHILSSVRQRYSHNLSREALDVALKFLECNSDIISTADAHYTAL
- the stn1 gene encoding CST complex subunit STN1 isoform X1 yields the protein MQPKDAAEDEPPSLLWGLDPVFSAYARIYLKDILQMRESRQVPGFPHVLGVYFYKSHPLFKVDVLGTVVYRRERDDFYCYGVDDGTGVISCLCWKDEKWQDHGDSVKAATRGPAGGGFNIEEQLKKLQEAQRSSTMLDIGDLLRVRGCLKTSREQREILASSFYKVNDPVMSVQISWMLEMPQLYRACYDKPFHIPSSELSASANDNLSGFQSVLCQSVHILKEFLKEKEVTRFRPYDVEYLLHPLIQQPAPSTSAEQELNTVQSMIPAQIRKLLKETLKILQEEGEIFRKVISQDEVYNVTEHDKDLLAAICHIIREDCKREKYAEKGCHVLHILSSVRQRYSHNLSREALDVALKFLECNSDIISTADAHYTAL
- the stn1 gene encoding CST complex subunit STN1 isoform X3, whose product is MQPKDAAEDEPPSLLWGLDPVFSAYARIYLKDILQMRESRQVPGFPHVLGVYFYKSHPLFKVDVLGTVVYRRERDDFYCYGVDDGTGVISCLCWKDEKWQDHGDSVKAATRGPAGGGFNIEEQLKKLQEAQRSSTMLDIGDLLRVRGCLKTSREQREILASSFYKVNDPVMSVQISWMLEMPQLYRACYDKPFHIPSSELSASANDNLSGFQSVLCQSVHILKEFLKEKEVTRFRPYDVEYLLHPLIQQPAPSTSAEQELNTVQSMIPAQIRKLLKETLKILQEEGEIFRKVISQDEVYNVTEHDKDLLAAICHIIREDCKREKSETANIFTSYSAWNYRCTKEPTVV